Proteins co-encoded in one Planctomycetota bacterium genomic window:
- a CDS encoding sugar ABC transporter permease: MSKLRPHEPWTPYAFLLPALLILGVFVIFAFVQVAYLSLTRVDLFGDGSLMSRAEWVGLENYRRVLGGERFWWTLGNSMIYLVVTPAIMVVSLAAAMTVHSGLRGTGPWLRALLFLPVVTPTIVAAVAWRVLFREEDGLINGWLGSIGLGPVPWLTGWPWVLLTAMVVTLWKGFGYYMMIFLAGLMSVPRELEEAAGIDGAGRWGVFRHVTLPSLRPVLVLVLIISSIGALKVFDELWVVARGAPTESKTVVPLIYDTAFDGGSFGAACAIGVCLFVVLLAFSVVNLRLGKEED; this comes from the coding sequence ATGAGCAAGCTTCGCCCGCACGAGCCGTGGACGCCGTACGCGTTTCTGCTGCCGGCGCTGCTGATCCTGGGCGTCTTCGTCATCTTCGCGTTCGTGCAGGTCGCATACCTGTCGCTCACACGCGTCGACCTCTTCGGCGACGGCAGTTTGATGTCGCGAGCGGAGTGGGTCGGCCTGGAAAACTACCGGCGCGTGCTGGGCGGCGAGCGGTTCTGGTGGACGCTGGGCAACAGCATGATCTACCTCGTCGTGACGCCGGCGATCATGGTCGTCTCGCTGGCGGCGGCGATGACGGTGCACAGCGGCCTGCGTGGCACGGGGCCGTGGTTGCGGGCGTTGCTCTTCCTGCCGGTCGTCACGCCGACGATCGTCGCGGCGGTGGCGTGGCGCGTGCTCTTCCGTGAGGAGGACGGCCTGATCAACGGCTGGCTCGGCTCGATCGGACTCGGCCCAGTGCCGTGGCTTACCGGCTGGCCATGGGTCTTGCTGACGGCGATGGTCGTCACGCTCTGGAAGGGCTTCGGCTACTACATGATGATTTTCCTCGCTGGCCTGATGAGCGTGCCGCGCGAACTCGAAGAGGCAGCCGGCATCGACGGGGCGGGGCGGTGGGGCGTTTTCCGACACGTCACGCTGCCGAGCCTTCGGCCGGTGTTGGTGCTGGTGCTCATCATCAGCTCGATCGGCGCGCTCAAGGTCTTCGATGAGCTGTGGGTCGTCGCGCGGGGTGCGCCGACGGAGAGCAAGACGGTGGTGCCGCTGATCTACGACACCGCCTTCGACGGCGGGAGCTTCGGGGCGGCGTGTGCGATCGGCGTCTGCCTGTTCGTCGTGCTGCTGGCGTTCAGCGTGGTCAACCTTCGCCTCGGCAAGGAGGAAGATTGA
- a CDS encoding sugar phosphate isomerase/epimerase family protein, which yields MIAPDRLAVCSWSLQPTSADDLIDKVRQTGLSRVQLHLNPLSSGGDAWADTPAKLTDAGIEVVSGMVECVGEDYSSIAAITRTGGVVPDETWPDTRDAMLAAADVAGQMGLKLVTFHAGFVPHDTNDPIYTKVLGRLLDVADIFGKAGCEVALETGQEPADALVGLLSRLDNIGVNFDPANMVLYGCGDPIDALAKLLPHVKQVHLKDATPSDQPGVEWGTEVPVGDGAVDWPAFVKLLDDAGYRGDCVVEREAGDNRVGDVRMGVAFISD from the coding sequence ATGATCGCTCCCGACCGCCTCGCCGTCTGTTCCTGGTCGCTGCAGCCGACGTCGGCCGATGACTTGATCGACAAGGTTCGCCAGACCGGCCTGTCGCGCGTGCAGCTGCACCTCAACCCGTTGTCATCGGGCGGCGACGCTTGGGCGGACACGCCGGCGAAACTCACGGACGCCGGCATCGAGGTCGTCAGTGGCATGGTCGAGTGCGTCGGCGAGGACTACTCCTCCATCGCCGCCATCACCAGAACCGGCGGCGTCGTGCCGGACGAGACGTGGCCTGACACACGCGACGCGATGCTCGCCGCGGCCGACGTGGCAGGGCAGATGGGTTTGAAGCTCGTCACCTTCCACGCCGGCTTCGTGCCGCATGACACGAATGACCCGATCTACACGAAGGTCCTCGGCCGACTGCTCGACGTCGCGGACATCTTCGGCAAGGCCGGCTGCGAGGTCGCGCTCGAGACAGGCCAGGAACCCGCCGACGCGCTCGTCGGACTGCTCTCGAGGCTCGACAACATCGGCGTCAACTTCGACCCAGCCAACATGGTCCTCTACGGCTGCGGCGACCCGATCGACGCGCTGGCCAAGCTGCTGCCGCACGTCAAGCAAGTCCACCTCAAAGACGCAACGCCCAGCGACCAGCCGGGCGTCGAATGGGGCACCGAAGTCCCCGTCGGCGACGGGGCGGTCGACTGGCCGGCGTTCGTGAAGCTGCTCGACGATGCCGGCTACCGCGGCGATTGCGTCGTCGAACGCGAAGCCGGCGACAATCGCGTCGGCGACGTCCGCATGGGCGTCGCGTTCATCAGCGATTGA
- a CDS encoding dihydrodipicolinate reductase: MPNPLQVSVVGLGPIGLAAAKAVVADPQMTLAGLVDVSPDLVGSSPVDGWPKVTETLQAADVAIVCTTSDFDKMEPLLRAAAGQKTHVVSSCEEMLWPTYRHADLAKELDAVATEAGVAFLGTGVNPGFVLDTLPVVLSSMVLEVSAVRARRRVDAGTRRKPLQAKVGATMTVEAFDERRRAGTIGHRGMAESVALVASGLGRTVEAGSVEETLEPVVAKAATPSALGEIAPGQVAGIHNVGRWRGDGLDVELDLIMSVGWDDPHDAVELDGPVPLRMKLDGGTPGDSATVAALVNAARVLPHINPGIRTMLDLGRQPAARSSA, encoded by the coding sequence ATGCCCAACCCGCTCCAAGTTTCCGTCGTCGGCCTCGGCCCCATTGGTCTCGCTGCCGCCAAGGCCGTCGTCGCTGATCCGCAGATGACGCTCGCCGGTCTCGTCGACGTCTCGCCCGATCTCGTCGGCAGCTCGCCCGTCGACGGCTGGCCGAAGGTGACCGAGACCCTGCAGGCGGCCGACGTCGCGATCGTCTGCACGACCAGCGACTTTGACAAGATGGAGCCGCTGCTCCGCGCCGCCGCCGGGCAGAAGACGCACGTCGTCAGCTCCTGCGAAGAGATGCTTTGGCCGACGTACCGGCACGCGGACCTGGCGAAGGAACTTGATGCCGTCGCGACCGAAGCCGGCGTCGCGTTCCTCGGCACGGGCGTCAACCCCGGCTTCGTGCTCGACACGCTGCCGGTCGTGCTCAGCTCGATGGTGCTCGAAGTCTCGGCCGTGCGGGCGCGGCGTCGTGTCGATGCGGGCACGCGTCGCAAGCCGCTGCAGGCAAAGGTCGGCGCGACGATGACCGTCGAAGCCTTCGACGAGCGACGACGGGCGGGCACCATCGGTCATCGCGGCATGGCCGAGTCGGTCGCGCTCGTCGCGAGCGGCCTGGGCCGAACTGTCGAAGCCGGCAGTGTCGAGGAGACCCTCGAGCCTGTCGTCGCCAAGGCCGCCACGCCGTCGGCGCTCGGCGAGATCGCTCCGGGTCAGGTGGCCGGCATCCACAACGTCGGGCGGTGGCGTGGCGACGGCCTCGACGTCGAGCTCGACCTCATCATGAGCGTCGGCTGGGACGACCCGCACGACGCCGTCGAACTCGACGGCCCGGTCCCCCTCCGCATGAAACTCGACGGCGGCACACCCGGCGACTCGGCGACCGTCGCGGCCCTCGTCAATGCCGCCCGCGTCCTGCCGCACATCAACCCCGGCATCCGCACCATGCTCGACCTGGGCCGCCAACCCGCGGCACGCTCTTCTGCCTGA
- a CDS encoding extracellular solute-binding protein, whose translation MPSDVITRRTALLSAVAALCGSTLACNRRSGSDTVLDFWTWALRPRFDDYVTRLVAAFEEANPGVRVRWTDVAADAMRRKAFAAGAAGTLPDVINFSDQHFAQFAGLDALLPIDDKLPGDPTSQFVAGPLAANRIDGRLVGLPWYLSTTIRVMNAELLAAGGLSPETVGGDWLTLLEQAGPFKEMTGSYLLSLPLGDRSDLPPMMLADGIEIVRPHADGGYHAALTTPEAVDFVTLFVDAFRDGRLPRDTSTGGYEAMVNGMAGETVALINANALHRIRNKSERVYDKLVVAPSIVGKLGVPGVAVTHVAVGRQTKNAELAAKLAWHVTSPEWQTELAIEAGRVPSTIASLSDPAFNRTGDLQEKATSLSVEQLASARSFAAPTATWPDLRRVFDDGMRSILIDNAEVEPTLRDVEVEWDRILRADAAGMPWR comes from the coding sequence GTGCCGTCCGACGTCATCACGCGTCGGACGGCGTTGCTGTCTGCCGTCGCCGCACTCTGTGGCTCCACGCTCGCCTGCAACCGCCGAAGTGGCAGCGACACCGTCCTCGACTTCTGGACCTGGGCCCTTCGGCCGCGGTTCGACGACTACGTCACACGACTCGTCGCCGCCTTCGAGGAGGCCAATCCCGGCGTCCGGGTCCGTTGGACCGACGTCGCGGCCGATGCGATGCGGCGCAAGGCCTTCGCGGCCGGGGCGGCGGGGACGCTGCCGGACGTGATCAACTTCAGCGACCAGCACTTTGCCCAGTTCGCCGGGCTTGATGCGCTGCTGCCGATCGATGACAAGTTGCCGGGCGATCCGACGTCGCAGTTCGTCGCCGGGCCGCTCGCGGCCAACCGCATCGACGGCCGGCTGGTCGGGTTGCCGTGGTACCTGTCGACGACGATCCGCGTGATGAACGCCGAGTTGCTCGCGGCCGGCGGGTTGTCGCCCGAGACGGTTGGCGGCGACTGGCTGACGCTGCTCGAACAGGCCGGGCCGTTCAAGGAAATGACCGGCAGCTACCTGCTGTCGTTGCCGCTGGGCGACCGCAGCGATCTGCCGCCGATGATGCTCGCCGACGGTATCGAGATCGTCCGGCCTCATGCCGACGGCGGCTACCACGCGGCCCTCACCACGCCCGAAGCTGTCGACTTCGTCACGCTCTTTGTGGACGCCTTCCGCGACGGCCGGCTGCCGCGCGATACGTCCACCGGCGGCTACGAGGCGATGGTCAACGGCATGGCCGGCGAGACCGTCGCCCTCATCAATGCCAACGCGCTCCACCGCATCCGCAACAAGAGCGAGCGCGTCTACGACAAACTCGTCGTCGCCCCGAGCATCGTCGGCAAGCTCGGCGTACCGGGCGTCGCGGTCACGCACGTCGCCGTCGGCCGACAGACGAAAAACGCGGAACTCGCCGCCAAACTCGCGTGGCACGTCACGTCGCCCGAGTGGCAGACCGAACTCGCCATCGAGGCCGGCCGCGTGCCGAGCACGATCGCGAGCCTTTCCGATCCCGCCTTCAACCGCACCGGCGATCTTCAGGAGAAGGCGACGTCGCTCAGCGTCGAACAGCTCGCCTCCGCCCGCTCCTTCGCCGCCCCGACGGCCACGTGGCCCGATCTCCGCCGCGTCTTCGACGACGGCATGCGCTCGATCCTGATCGACAATGCCGAGGTCGAACCGACGTTGCGTGACGTCGAGGTCGAGTGGGACCGCATCCTTCGTGCCGACGCGGCGGGGATGCCATGGCGATGA
- a CDS encoding carbohydrate ABC transporter permease codes for MTNERPTWLKAAYYALATALVVLAVGPALWLLIVAIQPGGTGTSEVAPISEWTGENFVGAAEVGGLWRPLVNSVIVTACQTILNVGLAALAAYPLARMNFRGRNTLFLIVLATLMVPEQVIVVPLFVTISDLGLYDTLLAVFLPFSVTAFGIYLCRQAFLGVPAALEEAARIDGADSLRVWWHVMLPLARPTLATLAVFSIIAAWSNLLWPLIVLQRESNLTLPVAINRLLSVFSTEIRYAYAASLMALVPMVIVYLLMQRWLTRGILAGAVKG; via the coding sequence TTGACCAACGAGCGGCCGACGTGGTTGAAGGCGGCGTACTACGCGCTCGCGACGGCACTGGTCGTGCTGGCGGTGGGGCCGGCGTTGTGGTTGCTGATCGTCGCGATTCAGCCGGGCGGGACGGGGACGTCGGAGGTCGCACCGATCAGCGAGTGGACCGGCGAGAACTTCGTCGGTGCCGCGGAGGTCGGCGGGTTGTGGCGGCCGCTGGTCAACAGCGTGATCGTCACCGCGTGTCAGACAATCCTCAACGTGGGGCTCGCTGCGCTCGCCGCTTATCCGCTGGCTCGGATGAATTTCCGCGGTCGGAACACGCTCTTCCTGATCGTCCTCGCGACGCTCATGGTGCCCGAACAGGTGATCGTTGTGCCGCTGTTCGTGACGATCAGCGACCTCGGCCTGTACGACACGCTGCTCGCCGTCTTCCTGCCGTTCAGCGTGACGGCGTTCGGCATCTACCTCTGCCGCCAGGCCTTCCTCGGCGTGCCGGCAGCACTCGAAGAAGCCGCTCGCATCGACGGGGCCGACAGCCTCCGCGTTTGGTGGCACGTCATGCTTCCGCTTGCCAGGCCGACGTTGGCGACGCTGGCGGTCTTCAGCATTATCGCCGCGTGGAGCAATCTGCTCTGGCCGTTGATCGTGCTGCAGCGCGAGTCGAATCTGACGCTGCCGGTTGCGATCAACCGGCTGTTGTCCGTCTTTTCGACCGAAATCCGCTACGCCTACGCCGCCAGCCTGATGGCGCTGGTGCCGATGGTGATCGTCTACCTTCTCATGCAACGCTGGCTGACGCGCGGCATCCTCGCCGGTGCCGTCAAAGGCTGA
- a CDS encoding prepilin-type N-terminal cleavage/methylation domain-containing protein, which produces MTPASQHRGFTLVELLVVIGIIALLVGILLPTLSRARQSANNVKCASNMRQLAQSMTNYSIDFNSRYSPNFYDVALVPGNPLAGVRRLEWLSAERIGLYLPKDDLAAGTENLLGGVFQCPSDESEALRSYAMNAFASSDLHAGAIGPDINGNFGIDPGFLDSLVRVPTASTGLPRGEQWNATVSDATSMILFGEAWQITQDADGTYSRPVIGGPHGVTPAAKFIEVQVAPFPNALGYPRMASDIDFSRHGRDVPEPDQPQFRNGTANFAFADGHVELLTSRALTTVGDESDPDTWISTGKAKWSPLDDRLIEFEASR; this is translated from the coding sequence ATGACTCCCGCTTCCCAACACCGCGGCTTCACGCTCGTCGAGCTGCTGGTCGTCATCGGCATTATCGCGCTGCTCGTCGGCATCCTGCTGCCGACGCTCAGCCGCGCACGCCAGTCGGCCAACAACGTCAAGTGCGCGAGCAACATGCGTCAGCTCGCACAGTCGATGACGAACTACTCGATCGACTTCAATTCGCGATACTCCCCGAACTTTTACGACGTCGCGCTCGTGCCTGGGAATCCGCTCGCCGGGGTGCGTCGGTTGGAGTGGCTGAGCGCCGAGCGGATCGGGTTGTACCTGCCGAAGGATGATCTTGCGGCGGGCACTGAGAATCTCCTCGGAGGGGTCTTCCAGTGCCCTTCGGACGAGTCCGAAGCGCTTCGGTCCTACGCCATGAATGCCTTCGCCAGCAGCGACCTGCACGCCGGTGCGATCGGCCCAGACATCAACGGCAACTTCGGCATAGACCCTGGATTCTTGGATAGCCTTGTCCGCGTCCCGACGGCCTCGACCGGCCTTCCACGCGGCGAACAGTGGAACGCCACGGTCAGTGATGCGACGAGCATGATCCTCTTCGGCGAAGCCTGGCAAATCACACAAGATGCCGACGGCACCTACTCTCGGCCCGTCATTGGCGGACCGCACGGCGTGACGCCCGCAGCAAAGTTCATTGAGGTTCAAGTCGCACCGTTCCCCAACGCCCTTGGCTATCCACGGATGGCCAGCGACATCGATTTCTCCCGTCACGGCCGCGACGTTCCAGAGCCCGACCAGCCTCAGTTCCGCAACGGAACCGCCAACTTCGCTTTCGCTGACGGGCACGTCGAACTCCTCACCAGTCGCGCACTGACCACCGTCGGCGACGAGAGCGACCCCGACACGTGGATCAGCACCGGCAAGGCCAAGTGGTCGCCGCTTGACGACCGCCTGATCGAATTCGAAGCCAGCCGGTAG